From the Pseudomonas putida genome, one window contains:
- a CDS encoding prepilin peptidase, with amino-acid sequence MTSWTLLAEQPAYFITLAAVLGLLVGSFLNVVVHRLPIMLEREWQREAQEVLGLPATEHERFNLSLPASHCPHCNHAIRAWENIPVLSYLALRGRCSACKQPISARYPLVELACALFSMVVAWHSGAGIEALALLLLTWSLLALSLIDHDQQILPDVIVLPTLWLGLIVNAFDTVVPLSDALWGAVAGYLSLWSVYWVFKLITGKEGMGYGDFKLLALIGAWGGWQVLPVTLLLSSVIGVLAGLCLLRVRRQSVGAAIPFGPYLAIAGWIAVLWSDEIYAFYLHLFGM; translated from the coding sequence ATGACTTCATGGACTTTGCTGGCCGAGCAGCCGGCGTACTTCATTACCCTGGCGGCTGTGCTCGGCCTGTTGGTGGGCAGTTTCCTCAACGTAGTGGTGCATCGCCTGCCGATCATGCTCGAGCGCGAGTGGCAGCGCGAGGCGCAAGAGGTGCTGGGCCTGCCGGCTACCGAGCACGAGCGCTTCAACCTCTCGCTGCCCGCCTCCCACTGCCCGCATTGCAACCACGCGATCCGCGCCTGGGAGAACATTCCCGTACTGAGTTACCTGGCATTGCGCGGGCGCTGCTCGGCGTGCAAGCAGCCGATCAGTGCGCGTTATCCACTGGTCGAGCTGGCCTGTGCGCTGTTTTCGATGGTGGTGGCCTGGCATTCCGGTGCGGGCATCGAAGCGCTGGCCCTGCTGCTGCTGACCTGGAGCCTGCTGGCGCTGAGCCTGATCGACCATGACCAGCAGATTCTGCCGGATGTCATCGTGCTGCCGACGCTGTGGCTGGGCTTGATCGTCAACGCATTCGACACTGTGGTGCCGTTGTCCGATGCACTGTGGGGCGCGGTGGCCGGGTACCTGAGCCTGTGGTCGGTGTACTGGGTGTTCAAGCTGATCACCGGCAAGGAGGGCATGGGCTATGGCGACTTCAAGTTGCTGGCGCTGATCGGTGCCTGGGGCGGCTGGCAGGTGTTGCCGGTGACGTTGCTGCTGTCATCGGTGATCGGCGTGTTGGCGGGCCTGTGCCTGCTGCGCGTGCGAAGGCAATCCGTCGGCGCAGCCATACCCTTTGGCCCTTATCTGGCCATTGCGGGGTGGATTGCTGTGCTCTGGAGTGATGAAATATACGCCTTCTACCTGCATCTGTTTGGAATGTGA
- a CDS encoding IS110 family transposase codes for MARKQAKQRFQLVHPHCAGIDIGSREHWVAASKDHEPIVRSFATFTHDLNQLADWLSEMGVEVVAMEATGVYWIPLFELLDARGFNVYLVNSRSTRQISGRKSDVLDCQWIWQLMSHGLLRGAFRPSESICTLRALVRQRANKVRDQAQALNRIQKALTQMNIQLANVISDISGVTGMRILRAIIDGERDPQILAGMIDRRIKATPETVARSLHGNWRLEHLHALAQEVEAYDFLEQQIADNDEAISGVLALLPVRQEKPQPSRKVLRSPHRSAAAQTALHQAVWKVMGVDLTAIPTIGVDTALVIASEIGPDLSRFPSSQHFCSWLGLAPPTRISGGRQLSGSGPKVINRAAQALKQAASNARNDKSFIGASHRARLSRMDTSCAIKATAHQVARLIYAMVTRGQAYAEKGIEEFEERSKGRQLRALLRKARKLGLELVEAA; via the coding sequence ATGGCGCGCAAGCAGGCCAAGCAACGTTTTCAACTTGTTCATCCACATTGTGCTGGCATTGACATCGGTAGCCGCGAGCATTGGGTTGCAGCCAGTAAGGATCATGAGCCCATCGTGCGCAGCTTCGCCACGTTCACGCACGACCTCAACCAGTTGGCCGACTGGCTTTCTGAAATGGGAGTCGAGGTCGTTGCTATGGAGGCAACCGGGGTCTACTGGATTCCCTTGTTTGAACTCCTTGATGCCCGTGGCTTCAATGTTTACCTGGTTAACTCGCGGTCCACCCGGCAGATTTCCGGGCGCAAATCGGATGTGCTCGACTGTCAGTGGATTTGGCAGTTGATGAGCCATGGATTGCTCCGAGGAGCATTCCGCCCATCTGAATCGATTTGCACCTTGCGTGCGCTGGTTCGCCAACGGGCCAATAAAGTCCGCGATCAGGCGCAAGCATTGAATCGTATTCAGAAAGCGCTCACCCAGATGAACATCCAGCTTGCCAATGTCATCAGTGACATCTCTGGGGTCACGGGAATGAGGATTCTGCGAGCGATCATTGACGGCGAACGCGATCCACAGATACTGGCAGGGATGATTGATCGTCGCATCAAGGCAACTCCAGAAACTGTTGCTCGCAGTCTGCACGGCAACTGGCGCTTGGAACATCTCCATGCACTAGCGCAGGAGGTGGAGGCTTACGACTTTCTGGAACAGCAAATCGCTGATAACGATGAGGCGATTAGCGGTGTTCTAGCACTACTGCCTGTGCGACAAGAGAAGCCACAGCCATCGCGCAAAGTGCTGCGCAGCCCACACCGATCTGCTGCTGCTCAGACCGCATTGCATCAAGCCGTCTGGAAAGTGATGGGCGTTGATTTGACCGCCATTCCCACGATCGGCGTGGATACCGCGTTGGTCATTGCGAGTGAGATCGGCCCAGATCTCAGCCGCTTTCCTAGTTCACAGCACTTCTGTTCCTGGCTGGGTTTGGCACCGCCCACTCGCATCTCCGGCGGCCGACAGCTATCGGGATCAGGCCCTAAAGTAATCAATCGTGCTGCGCAGGCACTGAAGCAGGCCGCGTCCAACGCCAGAAACGACAAGAGCTTTATCGGTGCCAGTCATCGCGCCCGTCTTTCGCGAATGGACACGAGCTGTGCGATCAAGGCCACAGCGCATCAGGTTGCACGGTTGATATATGCGATGGTAACCAGAGGCCAAGCCTACGCAGAGAAAGGCATTGAAGAATTTGAAGAGCGAAGCAAGGGCAGGCAGCTCCGGGCCTTGCTGCGCAAGGCCCGGAAACTGGGTCTGGAACTGGTAGAGGCCGCTTGA
- the coaE gene encoding dephospho-CoA kinase (Dephospho-CoA kinase (CoaE) performs the final step in coenzyme A biosynthesis.), translating into MTTKAFTPWILGLTGGIGSGKSAAAERFVELGVHLVDADQAARWVVEPGRPALASIVERFGPGVLLDDGQLDRAALRQLIFADPAQRKWLEQLLHPLIGQEIFSYLAKAESPYAVYVSPLLIESGQHQKVQRVLVIDVPQELQVARTLARDNTSPEQVQAILKAQLAREERLGHADDVVVNDGNLAALYEQIDRLHHFYLTLRGGQP; encoded by the coding sequence ATGACCACCAAGGCCTTCACCCCCTGGATTCTCGGGCTGACCGGCGGCATCGGCAGCGGCAAGAGCGCCGCCGCCGAGCGCTTCGTCGAACTTGGCGTGCACCTGGTCGACGCCGACCAGGCGGCACGCTGGGTGGTCGAGCCCGGCCGCCCGGCATTGGCGAGCATCGTCGAGCGCTTCGGCCCTGGTGTGCTGCTGGACGATGGCCAACTTGATCGTGCGGCCTTGCGCCAGCTGATCTTCGCCGACCCGGCGCAGCGCAAATGGCTGGAGCAACTGCTGCACCCGTTGATCGGGCAGGAGATCTTCAGCTACCTGGCCAAGGCTGAATCACCCTATGCGGTGTACGTGTCACCGCTGCTGATCGAGTCGGGCCAGCATCAGAAGGTCCAGCGCGTGCTGGTGATCGATGTGCCGCAGGAGCTGCAGGTGGCGCGTACCCTGGCACGTGACAACACCAGCCCTGAGCAGGTGCAGGCCATTCTCAAGGCCCAGCTGGCCCGTGAGGAGCGCCTGGGCCATGCCGACGATGTGGTGGTCAATGACGGCAATTTGGCCGCACTGTACGAGCAGATTGACCGCCTGCACCACTTTTACCTGACTTTACGAGGAGGCCAGCCATGA
- the yacG gene encoding DNA gyrase inhibitor YacG → MSQPLTVDCPTCGAPVEWNEKNAFRPFCSDRCKLIDLGAWAAEEHKIPVAPEAEDELFSGELEPRH, encoded by the coding sequence ATGAGCCAGCCATTGACCGTCGATTGCCCGACCTGTGGCGCACCTGTGGAATGGAACGAGAAGAACGCGTTCCGGCCATTCTGTTCCGATCGTTGCAAGCTGATTGACCTGGGCGCCTGGGCGGCCGAGGAGCACAAGATTCCGGTGGCGCCGGAGGCCGAGGATGAGCTGTTTTCCGGGGAGCTGGAGCCGCGGCACTGA